Proteins from one Niallia circulans genomic window:
- the gndA gene encoding NADP-dependent phosphogluconate dehydrogenase, producing MTKQQFGVIGLAVMGKNLAMNIESRGYTVSVFNRSKEKTEEMLQETEGKNIFGTYTMEEFVQSLEVPRKIMLMVKAGPATDATIEQLKPLLDKGDIVIDGGNTFFVDTQRRNKELSELGIHFIGTGVSGGEEGALKGPSIMPGGQKEAYELVAPIFQDISAKVNDEPCTTYIGPDGAGHYVKMVHNGIEYGDMQLICEAYFIMKHVLGLEAQELHEVFADWNKGELDSYLIEITADIFTKVDEETGKPLVDLILDTAGQKGTGKWTSQSALDLGVPLPMITESVFARFISAMKDERTKASKVLTGPEIKAFTGDKAAYIESVRKALYLSKIVSYAQGFAQMRAASEEYNWDLNYGEIAMIFRGGCIIRAQFLQKIKDAYDRDPELKNLLLDPYFSDITEQYQSALREVISGAVLNGIPVPSFAAALAYFDSYRTETLPANLLQAQRDYFGAHTYQRTDKEGVFHTNWMK from the coding sequence ATGACAAAACAGCAATTTGGGGTTATTGGTTTAGCAGTAATGGGTAAAAACCTTGCTATGAACATCGAAAGCAGGGGCTACACTGTTTCAGTATTCAACCGTTCTAAAGAAAAAACGGAAGAAATGCTGCAAGAAACAGAAGGCAAAAACATTTTCGGAACATACACAATGGAAGAGTTTGTGCAATCATTGGAAGTGCCTCGTAAAATCATGCTTATGGTTAAAGCAGGCCCAGCAACTGATGCTACAATCGAACAATTAAAGCCATTGCTTGATAAAGGCGACATTGTTATTGATGGAGGAAACACTTTCTTCGTAGATACGCAACGACGCAACAAGGAACTAAGTGAGCTTGGAATCCACTTTATCGGAACAGGTGTATCCGGTGGGGAAGAGGGAGCTCTTAAAGGGCCTTCTATCATGCCTGGTGGACAAAAAGAAGCTTATGAGCTTGTAGCTCCTATCTTCCAAGATATTTCCGCTAAAGTGAACGATGAGCCTTGTACAACATACATTGGTCCAGACGGTGCTGGCCACTATGTAAAAATGGTTCATAACGGAATTGAGTATGGAGATATGCAATTAATCTGTGAAGCATACTTCATCATGAAGCATGTTCTTGGCCTTGAAGCTCAAGAATTGCATGAAGTGTTTGCTGACTGGAACAAAGGCGAGCTTGACAGCTACTTGATCGAAATCACTGCAGATATCTTCACTAAAGTGGACGAAGAAACTGGTAAACCGCTAGTTGACTTGATTCTTGACACTGCAGGCCAAAAAGGTACTGGTAAATGGACAAGCCAAAGTGCATTAGACTTAGGTGTTCCGCTTCCAATGATTACTGAATCAGTATTTGCACGCTTCATTTCTGCAATGAAAGACGAGCGTACAAAAGCTAGCAAAGTATTGACTGGACCAGAAATCAAAGCATTCACTGGCGATAAAGCAGCATACATTGAGTCTGTTCGCAAAGCGCTATACTTGAGCAAGATTGTTTCTTATGCGCAAGGTTTCGCGCAAATGAGAGCTGCATCTGAAGAATATAACTGGGATCTTAACTACGGTGAGATTGCGATGATTTTCCGTGGGGGCTGCATTATTCGTGCGCAATTCCTACAAAAAATCAAGGATGCTTATGACCGTGACCCAGAATTGAAAAACCTATTGCTTGATCCTTACTTCAGCGATATCACTGAGCAATACCAATCTGCACTTCGTGAAGTAATTTCAGGTGCTGTATTAAACGGTATTCCTGTACCAAGCTTTGCTGCTGCACTAGCTTACTTTGACAGCTACCGTACAGAAACACTTCCAGCAAACCTTCTCCAAGCACAACGTGACTATTTCGGTGCGCACACATACCAACGCACTGATAAAGAAGGCGTATTCCACACGAACTGGATGAAATAA
- a CDS encoding metallophosphoesterase → MGKTKIVLQFLLVFLLYNLIIFYIGWNIFTWLKVLLPNVYVPVLTALLLIVAYSYFVGHLIRSIPVFRIVGSYWLGFLQYAVLILPLADLSAFIISRYTDADKTIAIIGIVTFIAFAYLLIAGSYNAYSPVIRQYELMIPKTAAKPSKLRIAMASDMHFGTLSGNAHLNRLVEQINGLTPDIILFPGDIIDDDPIPFLRKKMGDKMMELEAPLGVYGVLGNHEYYGKKIPEFLEEMNRVGVKILMDETEVIDDRFILIGRKDKTDTKRLPIKELVKQKSADLPIIMMDHQPAELVQAMEEGIDLSLSGHTHRGQMAPNHFITRRVFELDWGYKQKEQLHAIVSSGYGFWGPPVRLGSRSEIVCIDVEFV, encoded by the coding sequence ATGGGAAAAACAAAAATAGTCTTACAGTTCTTACTCGTGTTTCTTCTGTATAATTTAATTATTTTCTATATTGGCTGGAATATTTTCACATGGCTTAAAGTATTACTTCCAAATGTTTATGTCCCTGTTTTGACAGCTTTACTGCTTATCGTCGCTTATTCGTATTTTGTCGGCCATCTCATTCGGTCCATTCCTGTATTCCGAATTGTCGGTTCCTACTGGCTCGGTTTTCTTCAATATGCTGTCCTTATCCTGCCATTAGCAGATCTGTCTGCATTCATTATTTCAAGATATACAGATGCTGATAAAACAATTGCCATTATTGGGATTGTCACCTTTATAGCATTTGCCTATTTACTGATTGCCGGGAGCTATAATGCGTACTCTCCTGTTATCAGACAATATGAACTTATGATACCGAAAACAGCTGCAAAACCAAGTAAGCTGAGAATAGCGATGGCATCAGATATGCATTTCGGCACACTTTCAGGCAATGCTCATTTAAACCGTCTTGTTGAGCAAATCAATGGATTAACACCGGATATTATTCTTTTTCCTGGCGATATTATTGATGATGACCCTATTCCCTTTCTCCGTAAAAAAATGGGCGATAAAATGATGGAATTAGAGGCTCCGTTAGGAGTATACGGCGTGCTAGGAAACCATGAATATTATGGCAAAAAAATTCCGGAGTTTTTGGAGGAAATGAATCGAGTCGGTGTAAAAATTTTAATGGATGAGACAGAAGTCATTGATGACCGGTTTATCCTGATAGGCAGAAAAGATAAAACAGATACAAAGCGCTTACCTATCAAGGAACTGGTTAAACAAAAGTCAGCTGATCTTCCTATTATTATGATGGACCACCAGCCTGCAGAGTTAGTGCAAGCAATGGAGGAGGGCATCGATTTATCCTTATCTGGCCATACACATAGAGGTCAAATGGCACCAAATCATTTCATTACAAGAAGGGTATTTGAACTTGATTGGGGCTATAAACAAAAGGAGCAGCTTCATGCAATCGTATCGTCTGGATATGGCTTTTGGGGGCCTCCGGTTCGTTTAGGAAGCCGTTCGGAAATTGTATGTATTGATGTTGAATTCGTATAA
- the zwf gene encoding glucose-6-phosphate dehydrogenase, with amino-acid sequence MYVNQNQHSTALIMIFGATGDLANRKLFPSLYRLYQKGKLSRFAVVGVGRRTLTDEQFKQNVVNSVADAIDGSKDLEAFASHFCYHSHDVTDSSSYAALKNIADDLDNKYSLGGNRVFYLAMAPEFFGPIAIHLKEDGLTDVSGFKRLIIEKPFGHDLESAKELNEQIRTAFAENEVYRIDHYLGKAMVQNIETIRFSNAIFENLWNNRYISNIQVTSSEVLGVEERGRYYETSGALRDMVQNHILQMVALLAMEPPIRLTPDEIRSEKVKVFRAMRPVEGEDVKNYFVRGQYGKGLVEDQEVPGYREEQMVNPASQTETFVAGKVMIDNFRWAGVPFYIRTGKRLESKSTKIVVQFKDIPMNLYDKKDQALTPNLLVIHIQPEEGITLHLNAKKAGQNMEATPIKLSYANTGIASINTPEAYEKLIDDSIHGDATNFTHWDEVALSWSYVDKISQSWSSTAAENFPNYAAGSMGPKEADELLEKDGFFWWPLSQFEVDVC; translated from the coding sequence ATGTACGTGAATCAAAATCAACATTCTACTGCGTTAATCATGATTTTTGGGGCAACTGGAGATTTGGCAAACAGAAAACTGTTTCCTTCCCTTTACCGACTGTATCAAAAAGGCAAGCTTTCCCGCTTTGCTGTCGTTGGTGTTGGAAGAAGAACGTTAACGGATGAGCAGTTCAAACAAAATGTAGTGAACTCTGTCGCTGATGCAATTGATGGAAGCAAGGATTTAGAAGCATTTGCTTCTCACTTCTGCTACCATTCACATGATGTTACTGATTCCAGCTCTTATGCTGCTTTGAAAAACATCGCAGACGACTTGGATAATAAATACAGTTTAGGTGGAAACCGTGTGTTCTATCTGGCAATGGCACCTGAATTCTTTGGCCCGATTGCTATCCATCTTAAAGAGGATGGTCTTACAGACGTTTCAGGCTTTAAGCGCCTTATCATCGAAAAGCCATTTGGCCATGACTTAGAATCTGCAAAAGAGCTGAATGAACAAATCCGGACAGCTTTTGCTGAAAATGAAGTATACCGAATTGACCATTATTTAGGAAAAGCAATGGTACAAAATATTGAAACGATCCGTTTCTCTAATGCCATTTTCGAAAACCTTTGGAATAACCGCTATATCAGCAATATTCAAGTTACTTCCAGTGAAGTATTGGGTGTTGAAGAACGAGGCAGATACTATGAAACTAGTGGAGCACTTCGTGATATGGTGCAAAATCATATCCTGCAAATGGTTGCACTGCTTGCAATGGAGCCGCCAATTCGTCTGACACCTGACGAAATCCGTTCTGAGAAGGTTAAGGTATTCCGTGCGATGCGCCCAGTCGAAGGGGAAGACGTAAAGAACTACTTTGTCAGAGGCCAGTATGGAAAAGGACTTGTTGAAGACCAAGAGGTACCAGGCTACAGAGAAGAACAAATGGTTAATCCAGCATCACAAACAGAAACATTTGTAGCCGGAAAAGTCATGATTGATAACTTCCGTTGGGCTGGAGTTCCTTTTTACATCCGTACAGGAAAACGCCTTGAATCAAAATCAACTAAAATAGTTGTTCAGTTCAAGGACATCCCGATGAACCTTTACGATAAAAAAGATCAAGCACTGACTCCAAACTTGCTTGTGATTCATATTCAGCCAGAAGAAGGTATTACGTTGCATTTAAATGCTAAAAAAGCTGGTCAAAATATGGAAGCAACACCAATAAAATTAAGCTATGCTAACACAGGCATTGCAAGCATCAATACACCTGAAGCATATGAAAAGTTGATTGATGACAGCATTCATGGCGATGCAACTAACTTTACCCACTGGGACGAGGTAGCCCTTTCTTGGAGCTATGTTGATAAAATCTCACAAAGCTGGTCAAGCACAGCTGCTGAAAACTTCCCTAACTATGCTGCTGGCAGCATGGGACCGAAGGAAGCAGATGAACTGCTTGAAAAGGATGGCTTCTTCTGGTGGCCGCTTAGCCAGTTTGAAGTAGATGTCTGCTGA
- the rnz gene encoding ribonuclease Z, producing MQLTFLGTGAGIPAKARNVTSIALKLLEETGSIWLFDCGEATQHQILHTNIKPRRVEKVFITHLHGDHIYGLPGFLASRSFQGGESPLTVYGPKGIADYIAVSLKVSQTYLKYELNIVEVNEGIVLDEDKFFVEAKMLEHGVQSFGYRVVEKDRPGGLLTEKLAEMGVKPGPLFREIKAGKQVTLENGIIIDGKDFVGPSIQGRIVTILGDTRSCNAAIELAKAADVLVHEATFSEKEAAIAGEYYHSTAGQAATNAKEAGVKCLILTHISARYDTVETLLEEAQAIFPASSVAEDFKEYEIPAYKEEQANGEVKK from the coding sequence ATGCAATTAACATTTTTAGGAACTGGTGCTGGAATACCAGCAAAAGCGAGGAATGTGACAAGCATCGCGTTAAAGCTGCTCGAGGAAACAGGGAGCATTTGGCTATTTGATTGTGGTGAAGCGACACAGCATCAAATTTTACATACGAATATTAAGCCGCGAAGAGTGGAAAAGGTGTTTATTACTCACCTCCATGGTGATCATATATACGGTTTACCCGGCTTTTTGGCAAGCAGGTCCTTTCAAGGCGGAGAATCTCCACTGACTGTTTACGGTCCAAAAGGCATTGCAGACTATATTGCTGTCAGCTTGAAGGTCAGTCAAACTTATTTGAAATATGAACTGAATATAGTTGAAGTTAATGAGGGCATAGTTTTAGACGAAGATAAGTTTTTTGTCGAAGCGAAAATGCTAGAGCATGGTGTGCAAAGCTTTGGTTATCGGGTTGTTGAGAAGGATCGGCCAGGCGGACTATTGACAGAAAAATTGGCGGAAATGGGAGTTAAGCCTGGACCACTATTCAGAGAAATTAAAGCAGGCAAGCAAGTAACCCTCGAAAATGGCATCATCATTGACGGAAAGGACTTTGTTGGTCCTAGTATACAAGGTAGAATAGTGACGATTCTCGGTGATACAAGAAGCTGTAATGCTGCTATTGAATTGGCAAAAGCAGCAGATGTCCTAGTGCATGAAGCTACATTTTCAGAAAAAGAAGCGGCAATAGCTGGCGAGTATTATCATTCAACAGCAGGACAAGCCGCAACGAATGCGAAGGAAGCAGGCGTGAAATGCTTGATTCTCACACATATCAGTGCGAGATACGATACTGTTGAAACTTTGCTTGAGGAGGCACAAGCAATCTTTCCTGCTTCATCTGTAGCGGAGGACTTTAAAGAGTATGAAATTCCAGCTTATAAAGAAGAGCAAGCAAATGGAGAGGTGAAGAAATGA